The Neobacillus sp. OS1-2 genome includes a window with the following:
- a CDS encoding MBL fold metallo-hydrolase, translating to MKPLHIYGYTSGKLQTNSYIISDQDDTFCIVIDPGESPHQMMELIGNRKIEYILLTHSHYDHITGLNFLKKMTDASVVVHGSEAEWLLNPTLNQSIKSNADIVCKWPDILLHGGETIHCHSFSIKAIHTPGHTPGSVCYLFNDKYLFTGDTLLAGAAGPTNLPFGNRDLLKTSINHKLFCLADDIVIYPGHGGMSTIGFEKSHPVLPHIRHVI from the coding sequence ATGAAACCGTTACACATATACGGTTATACATCAGGAAAGCTGCAAACAAACAGTTATATCATTTCAGATCAAGATGATACCTTTTGTATTGTCATTGATCCGGGTGAAAGCCCCCATCAAATGATGGAATTGATTGGTAACAGGAAAATTGAATATATCCTTTTAACTCACAGCCATTATGATCATATCACCGGTTTAAACTTTCTAAAAAAAATGACAGATGCTTCAGTCGTGGTCCACGGCTCAGAAGCGGAATGGCTGCTGAATCCAACCTTAAATCAATCCATCAAGTCCAATGCGGACATTGTCTGTAAGTGGCCTGACATTTTGCTTCATGGCGGTGAGACCATCCATTGTCATTCTTTTTCAATCAAAGCCATCCATACACCTGGCCATACTCCAGGAAGTGTCTGTTATCTATTCAACGACAAGTATTTATTTACGGGAGATACATTGCTCGCTGGAGCAGCTGGACCAACCAATCTCCCATTCGGCAATCGGGATCTTTTGAAAACTTCTATTAATCATAAGCTGTTTTGTTTGGCTGATGATATTGTCATCTATCCAGGTCACGGCGGGATGTCCACAATTGGTTTTGAGAAGAGTCACCCAGTGCTGCCGCACATCAGACACGTCATCTAA
- a CDS encoding thiamine pyrophosphate-dependent dehydrogenase E1 component subunit alpha gives MAEIYQKEIDLKKYSKEELTRYYREMVKIRKFDEHLIRLMMEGKVSGFYHSGIGSESVSVGSITNILRDEDYIYYNHRGCNQKIAKGVPLSKIYGDFLGTVEGTTRGLGAGIVHSADPSRGVLGQCGTIGSQFNIAVGTAYSAKIQNTDRVTLVYFGDGAASREPLHGSLNWAGLYKLPIVYICENNGYAISSTTEETHSVREHIADWAWGYGIPNCVVDGNDVLLMRECVSEAVERAKRGEGPTFIEAKTFRHRGHFEGDTYDYVDPEVLKYWKEHKDPIKNFKKLVIENGICTENDLLNVEEQLELEILQAIKKAEEASLPSPERIYEGLFA, from the coding sequence GTGGCTGAAATCTATCAAAAAGAAATTGATCTTAAGAAATACAGCAAAGAAGAGTTAACGAGGTACTATCGTGAAATGGTGAAAATCAGGAAGTTTGATGAGCATCTAATTCGCTTAATGATGGAAGGAAAGGTTTCCGGTTTCTATCATTCTGGTATTGGATCTGAAAGCGTTTCAGTAGGCTCCATTACCAATATTCTTCGTGACGAAGATTATATCTATTATAATCATCGCGGCTGTAATCAAAAGATTGCTAAAGGCGTGCCCCTTTCCAAAATCTATGGAGACTTTTTGGGAACTGTGGAAGGAACTACCCGGGGACTCGGTGCAGGGATTGTACATAGTGCAGACCCATCACGGGGTGTATTAGGACAATGTGGGACCATCGGTTCCCAATTTAATATTGCAGTTGGAACAGCCTATTCTGCAAAAATCCAAAATACCGATCGCGTAACACTTGTTTACTTTGGTGATGGCGCTGCGTCAAGAGAACCACTCCATGGATCCTTAAACTGGGCCGGTCTTTACAAATTGCCGATTGTCTATATTTGTGAAAACAACGGTTATGCCATTTCCTCTACCACAGAGGAAACACATTCTGTAAGGGAACATATTGCGGATTGGGCATGGGGCTATGGTATTCCAAACTGTGTTGTCGATGGAAATGATGTTTTATTGATGCGTGAATGTGTGTCGGAAGCGGTGGAGAGGGCCAAACGTGGGGAAGGTCCAACCTTTATCGAAGCCAAAACGTTCCGTCATCGTGGCCATTTTGAAGGGGACACCTACGATTATGTCGATCCGGAAGTATTGAAATATTGGAAAGAACATAAGGATCCGATCAAGAATTTCAAAAAACTAGTCATTGAAAACGGAATTTGCACTGAAAATGACCTATTGAATGTGGAAGAGCAACTAGAACTAGAAATCCTACAAGCCATCAAAAAAGCGGAAGAAGCATCGCTTCCAAGCCCGGAAAGAATCTATGAAGGATTATTTGCCTAA
- a CDS encoding alpha-ketoacid dehydrogenase subunit beta, which produces MSTSVKVKTITMREAIVEALHEEMERDEKTVLFGEDVGKFGGINAITRGLYEKFGGKRVFDTPIAETTIVGAALGMAITGLRPIPELQFGDFVGIAFDEVFNKLGKWRFMHGGQMEVPVTLRLPVGIAGGAGPEHSQSPQALFMHAPGVKIAIPSTPYDAKGMLKTAIRDNNAVLFFEHKLLYAMKGEVPEEEYLIPLGKADVKKEGKDVTIIATALQVQTSLEAAEKLAKLGVEAEVVDPRTLAPLDMETILQSVRKTGRVLIVHEEPKTGGCGAEIAAQISEQALFDLQAPIKRIGSPDVPIAQSIYLEQFYRPSEDQIIEAVKELMEY; this is translated from the coding sequence GTGAGTACATCTGTAAAAGTAAAAACAATAACCATGCGTGAAGCCATTGTCGAAGCTCTACATGAGGAAATGGAACGTGATGAAAAAACGGTTTTGTTTGGTGAAGATGTTGGCAAATTCGGTGGTATTAATGCGATTACTAGAGGTTTGTATGAAAAATTCGGAGGAAAAAGGGTTTTTGATACTCCGATTGCCGAAACCACCATTGTTGGGGCCGCACTGGGTATGGCGATTACCGGACTCCGCCCAATTCCTGAATTGCAATTTGGCGATTTTGTTGGTATCGCTTTCGATGAAGTATTTAACAAACTGGGTAAATGGCGTTTTATGCACGGCGGCCAAATGGAAGTTCCGGTTACCCTACGGCTGCCCGTTGGAATCGCAGGTGGAGCCGGTCCTGAGCACTCCCAAAGCCCGCAAGCTTTGTTCATGCATGCGCCGGGTGTGAAAATCGCGATTCCTTCCACACCCTATGATGCAAAGGGGATGTTAAAAACGGCGATTCGTGACAATAATGCCGTCCTATTCTTTGAACATAAACTGCTTTACGCTATGAAGGGGGAAGTTCCGGAAGAAGAGTATTTAATTCCTCTTGGCAAGGCTGATGTAAAAAAGGAAGGAAAAGATGTAACAATCATTGCAACGGCCCTTCAGGTTCAGACCTCATTGGAGGCAGCGGAGAAATTGGCGAAGCTTGGTGTGGAGGCTGAGGTTGTCGATCCTCGGACGCTCGCTCCGCTTGATATGGAAACGATTCTACAATCTGTCCGTAAAACAGGCCGGGTTCTTATTGTACATGAAGAACCGAAGACGGGTGGCTGCGGTGCAGAAATTGCCGCCCAAATTTCCGAACAAGCCCTGTTTGACCTTCAAGCACCCATCAAACGAATTGGCAGTCCTGATGTGCCAATCGCACAAAGCATCTATTTAGAGCAATTCTACAGACCTAGCGAAGATCAGATTATCGAGGCTGTGAAGGAATTAATGGAGTACTAA
- a CDS encoding dihydrolipoamide acetyltransferase family protein yields the protein MIEIKMPRLGVTMQNGTVSEWLVEEGNTVEKGDFLFVLETEKSTLDIEAQESGVLKKIVVPSGKEVPVNTVIAVIAEENEEIDVSAYFQDETAKAETAAAALKLEPKEETSRAEGQSGQNAGKISPRARRLAKELGVTVENVVGTGKDGIVTEEDIRKLAKSETTGMVKERIALNNVKKAMAENMLNSWRNIPQFTQMISVNMETALKVKKELGTISINDILIKSVGNALKHNSMVNSRFEDQQIIVFNEVNISVAVNSSNGLVVPVVKNVETKSVFEISQEIRSLAEKAEKNQLTIDDYANGTITVSNLGSLGIENGTPIINSPQSSLVFAGAIKKTPIVNEEGDIVVAPIMTLSISYDHRFIDGVTGAQFTNDVKIALEKLEASDLLS from the coding sequence ATGATCGAAATTAAAATGCCACGTCTTGGTGTTACGATGCAAAACGGAACAGTGTCCGAATGGCTGGTGGAAGAAGGAAACACTGTTGAAAAAGGCGATTTCCTATTTGTCTTGGAAACAGAAAAATCCACGCTTGATATTGAAGCCCAAGAGTCCGGAGTCTTGAAGAAAATCGTTGTCCCTTCTGGGAAAGAAGTGCCGGTGAATACCGTTATTGCAGTCATTGCCGAAGAAAACGAGGAAATTGATGTATCCGCATATTTTCAAGACGAAACAGCAAAAGCGGAAACGGCTGCAGCTGCATTGAAATTGGAACCGAAAGAGGAAACAAGTAGGGCAGAGGGGCAAAGTGGACAAAATGCTGGGAAAATTTCACCTAGGGCCAGAAGACTTGCCAAAGAACTCGGTGTGACCGTTGAAAATGTGGTTGGAACCGGCAAAGATGGAATTGTTACCGAAGAGGACATCCGCAAACTAGCTAAGTCCGAAACCACTGGCATGGTAAAAGAAAGAATCGCTTTAAATAATGTGAAAAAGGCAATGGCCGAAAACATGCTAAACAGTTGGAGAAACATCCCACAATTTACGCAGATGATTTCTGTTAATATGGAAACTGCCCTTAAGGTAAAAAAAGAACTTGGTACTATCTCTATTAATGACATTTTGATCAAATCGGTTGGAAACGCCTTAAAGCATAATTCTATGGTAAATAGCCGCTTCGAGGATCAACAAATTATTGTATTTAACGAAGTCAATATTTCCGTTGCCGTTAACAGTAGCAATGGCTTGGTGGTCCCGGTGGTAAAAAATGTCGAAACTAAATCGGTTTTTGAAATTTCCCAAGAGATTCGAAGTTTGGCTGAGAAGGCTGAAAAGAACCAATTAACCATTGATGATTATGCAAATGGGACGATTACGGTCTCCAACCTGGGCAGTCTCGGAATTGAAAATGGCACACCAATCATTAATTCTCCGCAATCTTCATTGGTTTTTGCCGGAGCGATTAAAAAGACTCCAATTGTCAATGAGGAAGGCGACATCGTCGTTGCCCCCATCATGACCCTTTCAATTAGCTATGATCATCGGTTTATTGATGGCGTTACAGGAGCCCAATTTACAAATGATGTAAAAATAGCGTTGGAAAAGCTGGAAGCCTCAGATTTATTGTCATAA
- a CDS encoding glucose 1-dehydrogenase: MRLRDKVAIITGAGSGQGRAAAKIFAREGAVVVIAEWNEENGRQIEKEILDDGHQALFIKTDVSNEDNIVALVEEVINRYGKIDVVFNNAGIGFSANSEYKMASLVETPQTDWNSILGINLNGVYLLSKHVLPIMMKQNGGSIVNNASLNGIAGVTGADAYTAAKGGVVALTRVMAVDYGKYNIRVNCICPGAIDTPMIAEVLSVPEFAEKFAEGCPLRRVGKPEEIANAALFLASDESSYVTGLIMPVDGGVYAL, encoded by the coding sequence ATGAGATTAAGAGATAAAGTAGCCATTATCACTGGAGCCGGAAGCGGCCAAGGTAGAGCAGCTGCTAAAATATTTGCAAGAGAAGGAGCAGTTGTTGTCATTGCCGAGTGGAACGAAGAGAATGGAAGACAGATAGAAAAGGAGATTCTGGATGACGGACATCAGGCCCTCTTCATAAAAACGGATGTATCTAATGAAGATAATATAGTTGCATTGGTAGAGGAAGTGATCAATCGATACGGGAAAATTGATGTTGTTTTCAATAATGCCGGCATCGGATTTTCAGCCAATTCCGAGTATAAAATGGCTTCATTAGTTGAAACCCCGCAAACCGATTGGAACAGTATTTTGGGGATCAATTTAAACGGTGTTTATCTGTTGTCCAAACATGTTTTGCCTATAATGATGAAGCAAAATGGCGGAAGCATCGTGAATAATGCCTCACTAAATGGAATTGCCGGTGTAACGGGAGCAGACGCCTATACCGCGGCCAAAGGGGGAGTTGTTGCATTGACACGGGTCATGGCGGTTGATTACGGTAAATATAATATTCGCGTCAATTGCATCTGCCCTGGCGCGATTGACACACCTATGATAGCCGAAGTTCTAAGTGTCCCTGAATTTGCCGAAAAATTCGCGGAAGGATGTCCACTAAGAAGGGTGGGTAAACCGGAAGAAATCGCCAATGCTGCCCTTTTCCTTGCATCGGATGAATCCAGCTATGTGACCGGGCTGATTATGCCTGTTGATGGCGGTGTGTATGCGCTGTAA
- a CDS encoding sigma-54-dependent Fis family transcriptional regulator, producing the protein MDPIYTLKGSYRNFGASQAEKTLKNMWTNYFIKKREVEGIRPVILSSWKRSLKHRVTPFANQALVCDLTTLIKVQQENKNILTLIRPFMDDLFDMVKGTDSLIAFANKDGIVLDLCGDSEIAMNAASINFTVGADMSEESIGTNAIGTALVTEKAIQIIGAEHYCAIWHSSHCSSAPIIDPFTNELIGAITLIGYIPTANPHSLGLVKTAADTIVKLMEQQGIMKEKYMMNNYFNAAIDSISDGILIVNRFGEIIQANKMASHLLKLPMNVGKCRLRDIEHLHPFSMYLSESIQGNEVIFQEEIGMPHDEKHKLIFTMRGINDGNEHIGSIIILKKKVNKETNKLKAKYVFSSLIGEAPLFKQAIKRAQKAACTDKSILITGESGTGKELFAQAIHNESMRQSKPFLAINCAAIPKDLIASELFGYVEGAFTNAARGGRKGKFEVANGGTIFLDEIGDMPLELQAHLLRVLEEKEITPVGSHLSNPIDVRIIAATNKDLFQLVKENKFRLDLFYRLNIISLQIPPLNKRKQDIELFISHFLPTKKVSNGVLTHFLEYDWPGNLREFKNVMEQIEIFCEESIVTEEHLPSYIRSSIQIENNDLNLYQSLANETKKDTLIFTLKNSGSVSQAAKKLGVSASTLYRWASEYQLNVKDYIQST; encoded by the coding sequence TTGGATCCTATTTACACATTGAAAGGCAGTTATCGAAACTTTGGAGCGTCCCAAGCGGAAAAAACATTAAAGAATATGTGGACGAATTACTTCATTAAGAAGAGAGAGGTTGAAGGAATTCGTCCTGTTATTTTAAGTTCATGGAAGCGCTCGCTTAAACACCGGGTGACCCCGTTTGCCAACCAAGCTTTGGTTTGCGACCTTACGACATTAATAAAAGTTCAACAAGAAAACAAGAATATTTTGACGCTTATTCGACCCTTTATGGATGATTTATTTGACATGGTTAAAGGGACTGACAGTTTAATTGCTTTTGCGAATAAGGATGGAATCGTCCTTGATTTATGCGGTGACAGTGAAATCGCCATGAACGCTGCATCCATTAACTTCACGGTTGGGGCTGACATGAGTGAAGAGTCCATCGGGACAAATGCAATCGGGACCGCTTTGGTCACTGAAAAGGCCATTCAGATCATTGGCGCAGAGCATTACTGTGCCATTTGGCATAGTTCCCATTGTTCAAGCGCCCCGATTATCGACCCCTTTACTAATGAATTGATTGGAGCCATTACGTTAATAGGCTATATCCCAACAGCCAATCCCCATTCTCTCGGACTCGTTAAAACTGCCGCAGATACCATCGTAAAACTGATGGAACAGCAAGGAATCATGAAGGAAAAATATATGATGAACAACTACTTCAATGCGGCAATTGACTCTATTTCAGATGGTATTCTCATTGTCAACCGCTTTGGAGAAATTATTCAGGCCAATAAGATGGCGTCGCATTTATTGAAGCTACCCATGAATGTGGGCAAATGCAGGCTAAGAGATATTGAACATTTACACCCATTTTCGATGTACCTATCAGAATCAATCCAAGGAAATGAAGTTATTTTTCAGGAAGAAATTGGCATGCCCCATGATGAAAAACACAAGTTGATTTTTACCATGAGAGGAATTAATGATGGGAATGAACATATAGGTAGTATTATCATCCTCAAAAAGAAAGTAAACAAGGAAACCAATAAGCTGAAGGCAAAATACGTATTCTCTTCGCTCATTGGTGAGGCCCCCCTGTTTAAACAGGCGATTAAACGTGCCCAAAAGGCAGCCTGCACGGATAAAAGCATACTGATAACGGGTGAAAGCGGAACAGGTAAAGAACTTTTTGCCCAGGCCATCCATAATGAAAGCATGAGGCAAAGCAAACCATTTCTTGCCATCAATTGTGCGGCCATTCCAAAAGATCTCATAGCCAGTGAACTATTTGGTTATGTCGAAGGTGCCTTCACAAATGCCGCCAGGGGAGGAAGAAAGGGGAAATTTGAAGTTGCGAATGGCGGTACGATTTTTCTTGACGAAATAGGTGATATGCCGCTCGAACTGCAAGCTCATTTACTTAGAGTTTTGGAAGAAAAGGAAATTACTCCAGTCGGATCCCATTTGTCAAACCCTATTGATGTCCGTATTATCGCTGCGACCAATAAGGATTTGTTTCAATTGGTGAAAGAAAATAAATTCCGCCTAGATTTGTTTTATCGTCTAAACATTATTTCTCTACAAATCCCTCCTTTGAATAAACGGAAACAAGATATTGAATTGTTTATTAGCCATTTTCTTCCTACCAAAAAGGTCAGTAATGGTGTTCTTACCCATTTTTTGGAATACGACTGGCCCGGCAATCTACGGGAATTCAAAAATGTGATGGAGCAAATTGAAATTTTTTGCGAAGAATCGATTGTAACCGAGGAGCATCTTCCTTCTTATATTCGCTCGTCCATCCAAATTGAAAATAATGACTTGAATTTATATCAGTCATTGGCAAATGAAACCAAGAAAGATACATTAATTTTTACATTGAAAAATAGTGGAAGCGTCTCTCAGGCAGCCAAAAAGCTGGGTGTTTCGGCAAGTACCTTATATCGGTGGGCAAGTGAATATCAATTAAATGTTAAGGATTATATTCAATCGACTTAA
- a CDS encoding 4-hydroxyphenylacetate 3-hydroxylase N-terminal domain-containing protein translates to MMTQEEYIESLRKQKKEVYFMGERVENVVDHPAMRPHINAASVTYKLGTEEEYEELGSATSHLTGKKINRWTHIPQNQEDLVKKAMMLRVAGQITGTCFQRCVGMDGLITLYSTTWEMDRDLGTNYHERFKRFLIDTQNNDYMIDGAMTDPKGDRSKRPFEQQDPDQYVRVVEEREDGIVVRGAKMHQTGAVNSHQILVMPGAAMTPNDADYAISFAVPADEKGLVYVFGRQVNDSRKWEGKIDQGNAKYGVVGGEALIIFEDVFVPWERVFMYKETKYTGKLVDRFASYHRQNYGACKAGNLDVLIGATASLADMHGISKASHVKEKLSEMAHLVETMYSGALACSFNCSTSGCGTAFVDPVLANTSKLNTARYYPEVTKISQDLAGGFVATLPSEKELDNPRIAPYIHKYYRTGENVDPIQRIKMGRLIENMTGSTPIIECMHGAGSPQAQKVVIQRSINWGEKIKFASEIVKDTEATSEVTS, encoded by the coding sequence ATGATGACACAAGAAGAATATATTGAAAGTCTTCGCAAACAAAAGAAGGAAGTTTATTTCATGGGAGAAAGGGTTGAAAATGTCGTCGATCATCCAGCGATGAGGCCGCATATTAATGCAGCATCTGTCACTTATAAATTGGGGACAGAAGAAGAATACGAAGAACTTGGCAGTGCTACCTCCCATCTGACCGGAAAGAAAATAAACCGCTGGACCCATATTCCGCAGAATCAAGAAGATCTTGTTAAAAAAGCGATGATGTTACGGGTGGCGGGACAAATAACAGGGACCTGCTTTCAACGATGTGTGGGTATGGACGGCTTGATCACTCTTTATTCAACCACATGGGAGATGGACCGCGATCTTGGGACGAATTATCATGAACGATTTAAACGATTTTTAATTGATACGCAAAATAATGACTATATGATAGATGGAGCGATGACTGATCCAAAAGGTGACCGGTCGAAAAGACCGTTCGAACAACAAGACCCTGATCAGTATGTCAGGGTGGTAGAAGAAAGAGAAGACGGGATTGTGGTTCGCGGTGCAAAGATGCACCAGACCGGTGCCGTTAATTCCCATCAAATTTTAGTGATGCCGGGTGCGGCGATGACGCCAAACGATGCAGATTACGCCATATCGTTTGCCGTTCCAGCCGATGAAAAAGGGCTTGTCTATGTTTTTGGACGGCAGGTGAATGACAGCCGGAAATGGGAAGGAAAAATTGATCAAGGAAATGCCAAATATGGTGTGGTTGGCGGAGAAGCACTGATTATTTTTGAAGATGTCTTTGTGCCGTGGGAACGTGTTTTTATGTATAAAGAAACCAAGTATACCGGAAAACTGGTTGACCGCTTCGCTTCCTACCATCGTCAAAACTATGGTGCCTGCAAGGCCGGAAATCTTGATGTGTTGATTGGAGCGACAGCTTCTCTTGCGGACATGCATGGAATCTCAAAAGCTAGTCATGTGAAGGAAAAGCTTTCAGAAATGGCCCACTTAGTTGAAACCATGTATAGTGGAGCTCTTGCCTGCTCCTTTAATTGTTCTACATCTGGATGTGGGACGGCTTTTGTTGATCCGGTACTGGCAAATACTTCTAAACTCAACACTGCCCGTTATTATCCGGAAGTAACTAAGATTTCACAGGATTTAGCAGGTGGGTTTGTTGCCACATTACCATCTGAAAAAGAATTAGATAACCCACGGATTGCCCCTTATATTCATAAATACTATCGTACCGGTGAAAATGTAGATCCTATTCAAAGAATTAAAATGGGACGGCTGATTGAAAATATGACAGGCTCGACACCGATTATCGAATGTATGCATGGTGCTGGATCACCGCAGGCACAAAAAGTCGTTATTCAAAGATCCATTAATTGGGGAGAAAAGATTAAATTTGCTTCGGAAATTGTCAAGGATACAGAGGCAACCAGTGAAGTAACAAGTTAA
- a CDS encoding 3-hydroxyacyl-CoA dehydrogenase NAD-binding domain-containing protein: MSMSKVLVIGTGTMGAGIAQVIAHHNHEVTLFDQSKEQLEKGMGGIEKQLNSLVEKGKIDSQQKETTLSHLEPTSTFPHNCFDLIIEAVPEKKEIKSTVFKQMDTISDENTILATNTSSISISEISSYIEKRDQVIGLHFFNPPTIMKLVEVIRGQRTDEKIVTRSKEFIHSIGKVPIEVNEAPGFVVNRMLVPMINEAVFLLMEGVASAEEIDQSMKLGASHPIGPLALADLIGLDVCLQVMEVLYDEFSDSKYRPAPLLRKMVRSGYLGRKTKRGFYSY, translated from the coding sequence ATGAGCATGTCTAAGGTTCTCGTTATCGGAACAGGAACAATGGGGGCAGGAATCGCACAAGTCATTGCACACCATAACCACGAGGTCACATTGTTCGATCAATCCAAAGAACAGCTTGAAAAGGGAATGGGCGGTATTGAAAAGCAGCTTAATTCTTTAGTAGAAAAAGGAAAAATAGATTCACAACAAAAAGAAACCACTTTATCGCACCTAGAACCAACCTCTACCTTTCCACATAATTGTTTTGATCTCATCATCGAAGCTGTTCCTGAAAAAAAGGAGATAAAAAGTACCGTTTTTAAACAAATGGATACAATCAGTGATGAAAACACGATTTTAGCTACCAATACCTCATCGATTAGTATAAGTGAAATATCGTCGTATATTGAAAAACGAGATCAAGTGATAGGACTGCATTTTTTTAATCCGCCAACCATTATGAAACTAGTAGAAGTGATCCGTGGCCAACGGACAGATGAGAAGATTGTTACGAGAAGTAAAGAGTTTATCCATTCAATTGGAAAAGTACCGATTGAAGTGAATGAAGCTCCTGGCTTTGTTGTAAACCGTATGTTAGTTCCTATGATCAATGAAGCTGTCTTTCTATTGATGGAAGGAGTTGCCTCGGCTGAAGAAATTGACCAATCCATGAAATTAGGTGCAAGCCATCCGATTGGTCCACTAGCCTTAGCCGATTTGATCGGTTTAGATGTGTGCTTACAGGTGATGGAGGTATTATACGATGAGTTTTCAGATAGTAAATACCGCCCAGCACCATTATTGCGAAAGATGGTTCGGAGTGGCTATTTGGGTAGAAAAACCAAAAGGGGGTTTTATTCCTATTAA
- a CDS encoding acetyl-CoA C-acetyltransferase, translating to MKEIYILEGARTPFGSFGGSLKDVGATELGVTASKEAIKRSGIEADHIDFSVVGNVIHTARNASYLSRHIALKSGLPITSPSLTVNRLCGSGLQAVISAAQSILLGEGEAGLACGTENMSQSPYVMYGSRFGTGIKSPQLDDMLWATLTDEYSGIGMGVTAENIAKKYKISREEQDEFALQSQQRASSARKSGVFQKEIVPVEVKNKKGSLLITDDEHIRENTSIEALRKLKPAFDKEGTVTSGNASGINDGAASLVVASDSFISKHGKTPLARIVSWAIAGVEPTLMGIGPIPAIQKLLKKENLTIQDIDLLEVNEAFASQYLSVERELGLNREKTNVHGGAIALGHPVGASGARILYSLILELKRRNGRFGIASLCIGGGQGIAILVEAC from the coding sequence ATGAAAGAGATCTATATTTTAGAAGGAGCAAGGACACCGTTCGGTTCATTTGGAGGATCGTTAAAAGACGTGGGGGCCACAGAACTCGGGGTAACCGCAAGTAAAGAAGCGATCAAACGAAGTGGTATTGAAGCAGACCATATTGACTTCTCTGTTGTAGGAAACGTGATCCACACTGCCCGTAATGCTTCCTATCTAAGCAGGCATATTGCCTTAAAATCAGGACTACCCATTACAAGCCCTTCCTTAACAGTTAATCGTTTGTGCGGCTCAGGCTTGCAAGCAGTCATATCTGCTGCCCAGTCTATCTTGTTAGGGGAGGGGGAAGCGGGTTTAGCTTGTGGAACTGAAAATATGAGTCAGTCCCCATATGTCATGTATGGCAGCCGCTTCGGAACAGGCATAAAGAGTCCGCAATTAGATGATATGTTGTGGGCGACGCTCACGGATGAGTATAGTGGAATTGGTATGGGGGTTACAGCTGAAAATATAGCAAAGAAATATAAAATATCACGTGAAGAACAAGATGAATTTGCGTTACAAAGTCAACAAAGGGCATCTTCTGCGAGAAAAAGTGGGGTATTTCAAAAGGAAATCGTTCCAGTTGAAGTAAAGAATAAAAAGGGAAGTTTATTGATCACAGATGATGAGCATATTCGGGAAAATACTAGTATCGAAGCTTTAAGAAAATTAAAACCCGCATTTGATAAGGAAGGAACGGTTACATCTGGGAATGCCAGTGGAATTAATGATGGGGCTGCATCACTTGTTGTTGCTAGTGACTCCTTTATTTCCAAGCATGGGAAAACACCGTTGGCCCGTATTGTTTCCTGGGCCATTGCAGGGGTTGAACCAACATTAATGGGGATCGGTCCCATTCCGGCTATCCAAAAACTCCTAAAAAAGGAAAATCTAACGATACAAGATATTGATTTGTTGGAAGTAAATGAAGCTTTTGCTTCACAGTATTTATCTGTTGAGAGGGAACTGGGATTAAACCGGGAAAAGACGAATGTTCACGGCGGGGCGATCGCTCTTGGACACCCTGTTGGAGCAAGCGGGGCGAGGATTCTATATTCACTTATCCTAGAATTAAAGAGAAGAAACGGGCGGTTCGGAATTGCTTCTCTCTGTATTGGGGGAGGCCAAGGAATTGCAATATTAGTTGAAGCATGTTAA
- a CDS encoding spore germination protein GerPB: MDKHLKQTFDINFLKIGIIANAGVLQIGTGAGTIQRSSHIAGYTTIGTTLGSLSAPAVPLQAPVRQK, from the coding sequence ATGGATAAACATCTGAAACAAACATTCGATATAAATTTTTTAAAAATCGGCATAATTGCTAATGCTGGAGTTTTACAAATTGGTACTGGGGCAGGGACCATTCAGCGTTCCTCTCACATTGCTGGCTATACGACCATTGGCACTACATTAGGATCTCTTTCAGCTCCTGCCGTCCCACTTCAAGCACCAGTACGTCAAAAGTAA